The Reichenbachiella carrageenanivorans region GGCCAGCTGTAGCTGATCAAACACATACGCTGCACTCTCATATTCTTTGGTATAGATCACCAAAAGGTATTTGCTAAACTTCAAGGTATTGTCAAAAGCAAACTGATCTCTTCCGGCATGAAGCTTAGCTGGCAATTCGAAATAAGAGTTATTGATCGTGCTGGGCAGCTCGTCTACTTCGTCGATTACAAAGCCCTCTTTTTTCAACTTATCATTGGTCAATGAACGCAAGAAATGCGTCATCGAACCTTGATAACTCTTCTCTCTGTTTTTGATGATGCGCTTTCGTTCGACATTGCTACTGACGGGGAGCTCTTCGAAGTTAGAAATACCCAAAAGCCGTGTCACAGTCGGTGTATGTTCAAAAAACTCCAAGATATAATTGATCCGGTAGCCCAGAGCTAAATTTTCTATAATTAGTGGCAACTCGGCCGTGGCTTTAAGCACCCCCGATTCTCGATCATAATCGATGTCTAATACTTCCGCATTGAGAATCGAACACTTGTCTGCATTCTGGGTATTTCCAAAAAACTCTTTTTCAAACACTTTCAGTCCTCTATCCCAGTTTTTCTGTGCTTCGCTATCAGCGATAATCTCTACATTCTCCAACTGGGTCGTCTTTGCTTCCAGTTTGACTGGAATATGAACATACTGCTGGTCTCCTTGTACCGTTACTGTGGCGTGTGCCAAATTGTAAACGATATGTGAAAAAACAATTTCGTATGGACCTGGCGTCAGCCCTTTAAGTTCAAAATTACCATTGATGTCCGTAGCGCTACCCTTGAGCGTACCTGCCACATAGACATTGATACCAGGTATGGGCGCATTGCTCTCTGCGTCTCGTACATTGCCTCGTATGTTTACTTTCTCGAAAAAATATTGCGTAATGGCTGGCTGAGCACTTTTAAACAGGATGATTTGCCCATTAATAATGGTATATTCTACCCCTGTACCGAGCAACAATTGATGTAGAACTTGCTCCAAATTAGAATCATCATAGGCAATTGTAAACCGCTGACGCTCATCGATAATGTCAGAACTGTATGAAAAAAAGACGTTGGTTTTGTAGCTAATGTAGTTGAGTGCACTATCGATAGTGACTTCTCGAAGATCGATCTGAAGTTTTTTGGCTAGTACCTTCTTTTGTGCCAATGCTGGCTGCGACCACATACAAATACCAACCACCAATAGCAGTACACAGCTGTACATATTTGCCACGCGTTTGATCATTATTTATGGGTCCTATCGTCTGAATTCCTTCAGGCTTTCGCGAAGTACACGCAAGGCCTTGCCCATCTGCACCTCTATGGTTTTGATGGATAACCCCATGTGGTCGGCGATCTCCTGATACTTTAATCCCTCAAATCTACTTAGTTTAAATATTTTTCCGCACTGAGGAGGCAAATCATCGATGGCTTTGTAGATTTCGGCTTGCAGGTTTTTCTCCCCCTCTTTTTCATACTCGTCATCTTCGACATGTGCCATTTGCTCGATGACAAATTGCCTATAGGAGTCTCGTACTTTAAGGTGTTTGAGGTAATTGAGGCAAGTATTATGAACGGATCTATAGAGATAGGATTTGAGCGAGGAATCTTGTGCAATAGTGTCACATTTTTCCCAAAATTTCACAAACACATCTTGGACGATTTCTTCGGCTTCTTCGTATTCATCTACAAATCTATAAGCGTAATTACAAAGCGCTTTGTAGTATTCGTTGAAAACAATTTCAAAGGCCGATTTGTCCTTATTAATAATCCTCTGGACGAGTAAGTTGACCTGATTATCTAACATTCTGATTTTTTCCCAAACCCGATAAGTCCGTATGTATGTTGTATTTTCAAACATAATACATTCTATACTGATATAAAATTATCAAGATTGGTAATGGTTTTTTTTTGATCTTTGACGCAATTAACAATAGTCTTTACTACTGCCTCATGATGAAAATAGTTTTTCAAGGGTCTGAATACCAACTGGACACGCTCGATGATCTTCGACAACGCTATCCTGAAGCATCCAAATTGCTTGATTTTATTCAAGATTGGCAGCAGGGCAAACCTTCCTATGAGTTCCAAACATCTGGATCTACCAGTTCCCCTAAAGTCATTGATGTAAATCGCGAACAAATAGTTGCAAGTGCGCGTGCTACCGGACAATTTTTAGAATTAAAAAAATCTGATCAGGTCTTATGCTGTCTAGATCCTCAGTTTGTCGCCTCACTCATGATGGCAGCTCGATGCCTCATTTGGAATATGGATTTGGCTTTAGAAAAGCCAAGCGCCAACCCCATGACCGCTATAAAAAATCAAATTGATTTTGCTTCATTTGTCCCTTTTCAGGTCTATCAAATGATTGCTGATAACAACCTGCACCAGTTAGAAAACATTCGGAACGTTCTGATTGGAGGTGCTCCATTGACTCCAGCCGCCTTTGGTACACTTGCCCAGCTCAACACCAACATATATGCTACCTACGGCATGACTGAAACAGTGAGCCACATTGCACTAATGCCTGTCAAAGGGAAATACTCACAGGCTTATTATCACCTTTTACCAAACATAGTGATCGGACAAGACGACGAGCAATGCCTGAAAGTCTCTGGCGCGGTCACTAATCATAATACACTCCAAACTAATGATATTGTTGAAATAACTGGTCGTACTTTTAGGTGGCTTGGACGAAGAGATCATGTGATCAACTCTGGGGGAATTAAAATCCATCCAGAACAGCTTGAAAGAAAAATTGCCAACCTACTCTCAAGTGATTTTTTTATTAGTTGGCAAGCCAATGAAAAATTAGGAAATGAATGTATTCTAATTACTAAAGGGGCACCCATGGCTATTGAGAAATTGGAAGAAATACAAAAGGTCGTCACTGAAGCTTTCTCTAAGCATCACGCACCCAAACGAGCAGTGAATGTTGACACTTTCGAACATACTGCTTCTGGAAAAATAAAAAGAGAAGAAACTCGGATAAAAGCGTTGAAACTAGGCCAACTTGGATAGCATCGCGCGCAACCCATCTAGGGTTAGGTTGACATCCATCTCATCGAAAAGATCGTGCAACGGCTCAAAAATAAAAGACAACCCTCCCGTAGCGATCACTTTGGGTTGTCCTCCCATTTCTGCTTTGACTTGAGCTACCATATGCCGTACTAGCCCTACATAGCCTTGCATTATCCCTGCCTGCATAGCTTCTACGGTATTATTACCCAAAGCCTTGGCTGGAATTTTCAAAGGAATTTCGGGAAGTTTAGCGGTATTTGACGACAATGATTTCATCGCTGTTTGCACTCCTGGTGCAATGGCTACACCTACTATTTCTCCCTGATTATTAACACTGGTAAAAGTAAGAGCCGTGCCAAAATCTACCACAATGGCACTTTGTTGACACATCGTAAAAACTCCTACGGCATTCGCTGCCAGATCAGCACCAAGCTCGTATGGGTTGATACGTCCAAGCGACAACTTTTGGAGTAACTCACCGTCTACCAAGACCATTTGCCCTTCCTTGAACTGATCAAATACTTCTAGTATAACTGGCGTAAGGTCTGGCACCACACTACCAAGAATCACTTTTTCTATCTCAAACAATTCTATACCTTCCTCCAATAGAAATACCCGCAACCGCTTCTCATATTCAGAAGCATCCATCTCCAAGTTGCTAGGCATCCGAAGGATATGCCTCCACTCCTCCTTTTCATAAAATCCGATAACCACATCGGTATTGCCTATATCTATCGCTATGATCATGCTTTAGTTTTTACCACCACTTTGCCTGTAGACTTTCCACTCTGAAAGAGCTTGATGGCGTCGTGTATTTGATCAAAATCAAACACTTGACCAACCATAGGTTTACCCAAATCAAGCTGACTCATTTCTTGAAGGATGTCATCCATCACATCCACTTTTTCATACAGCCAGATCAGATTGAACCCCATCACCGAGCGATTTTCTTGGATCATCTGTTGTGGATCTATTTTAGGTCTGGTTAGAAACTTCCAAAGCAGCTTGATATAATTAGGCTTAGTGCCTGGAGAAGCAAACTGAGACGCGCCAACTACAACCATTCTCCCCTGAGGAGCGAGTAAATTATAACCAGCCTTGAAAATCTCACCTCCAATGGTCTCTACAATCAAATTCAGCTCTCGGCCATCGAGTACCTTTT contains the following coding sequences:
- a CDS encoding RNA polymerase sigma-70 factor; this encodes MLDNQVNLLVQRIINKDKSAFEIVFNEYYKALCNYAYRFVDEYEEAEEIVQDVFVKFWEKCDTIAQDSSLKSYLYRSVHNTCLNYLKHLKVRDSYRQFVIEQMAHVEDDEYEKEGEKNLQAEIYKAIDDLPPQCGKIFKLSRFEGLKYQEIADHMGLSIKTIEVQMGKALRVLRESLKEFRR
- a CDS encoding AMP-binding protein, which encodes MMKIVFQGSEYQLDTLDDLRQRYPEASKLLDFIQDWQQGKPSYEFQTSGSTSSPKVIDVNREQIVASARATGQFLELKKSDQVLCCLDPQFVASLMMAARCLIWNMDLALEKPSANPMTAIKNQIDFASFVPFQVYQMIADNNLHQLENIRNVLIGGAPLTPAAFGTLAQLNTNIYATYGMTETVSHIALMPVKGKYSQAYYHLLPNIVIGQDDEQCLKVSGAVTNHNTLQTNDIVEITGRTFRWLGRRDHVINSGGIKIHPEQLERKIANLLSSDFFISWQANEKLGNECILITKGAPMAIEKLEEIQKVVTEAFSKHHAPKRAVNVDTFEHTASGKIKREETRIKALKLGQLG
- a CDS encoding carboxypeptidase-like regulatory domain-containing protein, producing the protein MYSCVLLLVVGICMWSQPALAQKKVLAKKLQIDLREVTIDSALNYISYKTNVFFSYSSDIIDERQRFTIAYDDSNLEQVLHQLLLGTGVEYTIINGQIILFKSAQPAITQYFFEKVNIRGNVRDAESNAPIPGINVYVAGTLKGSATDINGNFELKGLTPGPYEIVFSHIVYNLAHATVTVQGDQQYVHIPVKLEAKTTQLENVEIIADSEAQKNWDRGLKVFEKEFFGNTQNADKCSILNAEVLDIDYDRESGVLKATAELPLIIENLALGYRINYILEFFEHTPTVTRLLGISNFEELPVSSNVERKRIIKNREKSYQGSMTHFLRSLTNDKLKKEGFVIDEVDELPSTINNSYFELPAKLHAGRDQFAFDNTLKFSKYLLVIYTKEYESAAYVFDQLQLANTNVATFNNTVAATGRNVGQMSFIKLNLPVVTINSKGFFNEPLAVTTYGYWSWERVAEYMPFEYEP
- a CDS encoding type III pantothenate kinase, producing the protein MIIAIDIGNTDVVIGFYEKEEWRHILRMPSNLEMDASEYEKRLRVFLLEEGIELFEIEKVILGSVVPDLTPVILEVFDQFKEGQMVLVDGELLQKLSLGRINPYELGADLAANAVGVFTMCQQSAIVVDFGTALTFTSVNNQGEIVGVAIAPGVQTAMKSLSSNTAKLPEIPLKIPAKALGNNTVEAMQAGIMQGYVGLVRHMVAQVKAEMGGQPKVIATGGLSFIFEPLHDLFDEMDVNLTLDGLRAMLSKLA